GCGATCACATGCGTGTTGGAAAATCGCGTGCTGTAAGGTGTGTAGAATGTCCAGCCGGTATCGACCCCTCCTGAGACCATCGCATAAATTGTGAAAATACCGCCCAGCATATACAGGTACCAGCTCAATAGATTGATGCGGGGCAAAGCAAGATCTCGTGCGCCGATCATGAGTGGAACCAGAAAATTTCCCAGAACTGCGGGAATTGCCGGGATCAAGAAGAGGAACACCATGATCACACCATGCATGGTGAACACCTTGTTGTAGTTTTCGGATTGGAACAGATCTCCTTGCGGTGTTAACAACTCCAAACGAATCAGAGTCGCAAAAAGTCCGCCGAGTGCAAAGAACAGGG
The window above is part of the bacterium genome. Proteins encoded here:
- a CDS encoding cbb3-type cytochrome c oxidase subunit I, giving the protein MIPQDSKTNYINVAYGVKSWLFTTDHKRIALLYLMSVTLFFALGGLFATLIRLELLTPQGDLFQSENYNKVFTMHGVIMVFLFLIPAIPAVLGNFLVPLMIGARDLALPRINLLSWYLYMLGGIFTIYAMVSGGVDTGWTFYTPYSTRFSNTHVIA